Within Thermoanaerobaculum aquaticum, the genomic segment CGCATCAGCGGGATCTGGGCAATCTCACCCGCAGCTGGGATGATGTGGACTACATGCACGCCAGGTACTACACAGGGTATTTGGCCCGCTTCCTTTCCCCCGATCCCGTGCGGGGGGACGTGCTTTCGCCGCAAAGCTTCAACCTCTTTTCCTATGTCAGGGGCAATCCCATCAATTTTGAAGATCCTTGGGGTTTGATGGCTTCAGGTGCGGTGGCAAGTGGAAATAAGGAAGAATGCAAGACCGACGTGTGCGTAGACGTTAATGCTGCGGACCCTTGCCCTGGGGCACCTGCGGGGGTTTCCTGCGAAGCTTGGAAGGCTTTCAAGGAAATGCAACTGCAGATGCTTTTGGATCGGTACCGCTGGAGTTTTTCGGGCAACTGTGGTTCTTTTGCTGGAGCCGTGTGCCCTACTCAGCGGAACCACTGGGTTGCGGGACAGTCTGACCCCACGCTGGTCATTCTCCGCGAAGTTGGCAAGCTTGAGCCAGTTACCAGCGGCATGACGATGCTTGTCAGCGAGGCAACTGTGATTGTTGCGGGGGGCATGGCAATTGAAGCCGTTCCTCCAATCGCCCTGAAAACCGGTGCGGGCGGATACCTTCAGCTTTCCGACCCGGTCACGGGTCGCTTTAGCGGGCCCACTTTGCAGGCGCTCGTGTTTCGGGCATCGAACGCTCCGGTCAGTTGGTTCCTAGCTGGGTGGGTGCACGGGTTTAATAACGGCCCGATTCCGTTTTCGGTCCCTCCCGGGCCCGCGGCCTACAGGGTGGGCTATGGGGCTGGTCAGGCGGCGCGATTCCTTGTGGGATGGTGAAACTCGCGCGTTCCTGGAGGCACGGATGAGCGGCTGCTTGATCGCTGCACTTGTTATCCTGACGTTACTTCTGCTTTTCTTCTGGCCGGCCGGACGCGCGCGTTTCCGCAATGTGCTTATACGAGATTTGCGTCGTCATCTTGAATTCTTGCTAAAGGTCACCAGAGATGGTTCCTTTCTGATTTTGGAAGACGGGAAATCGTCCAGGTTCCTCCAGTTTCGCAAGGCAACTGATAATAAAGGCGGTGGCTTTCTGGTGCTGGACTTCCCGGACGCTCCATGGTCTCGCTGTTACTTCGAGGGGATTGCGCGTGCTCTTACGGACCACGGCGTAAACTTCACGATGGTTGAAACCGAATCACTTGAGTGCCCCCGGTTTTTGGAGGTGCAAAATATCGTTAGCGCAGAAGAGGCACACGAGATCGCCAAAATTCTCTTCAGAGAGTTAGGATTCGCTGAAGATGCTAAGGTGAACGTCTTACTTCACGCCAGTGGCGTTGAGCGGGTGGGGCGGTCCGTCAAGGGCTAGGAGCTGGCCACTTCCTACGTGGTGGACTCTTCGAACTCACAGGCCGTTGCGATCCGACGTCGCCTTCTAAGCCAAAGGCGTGT encodes:
- a CDS encoding RHS repeat domain-containing protein, with protein sequence MTGMQGNGLSRRFAYTAAGERMLEWDQNRYIVSVRGLAGEVLREVTYSYGASSNSWQVFWGKDTVWAGGRLLASVSRNQGIQHYHVDRLGSPRMVTNRCGQRMKTFDHNPWGMDRFAGMQDGERHRFTAHQRDLGNLTRSWDDVDYMHARYYTGYLARFLSPDPVRGDVLSPQSFNLFSYVRGNPINFEDPWGLMASGAVASGNKEECKTDVCVDVNAADPCPGAPAGVSCEAWKAFKEMQLQMLLDRYRWSFSGNCGSFAGAVCPTQRNHWVAGQSDPTLVILREVGKLEPVTSGMTMLVSEATVIVAGGMAIEAVPPIALKTGAGGYLQLSDPVTGRFSGPTLQALVFRASNAPVSWFLAGWVHGFNNGPIPFSVPPGPAAYRVGYGAGQAARFLVGW